ACCTGTCGAGAGGAGGTGGAACCAGAGCCACTCGCGTGGCCCGGCTCCCGCGCGTCACGCACGACCTGGACGCCATTCCACTCGTGCGTGTGAGTAACTGATGGTGGGGACGGGGGTTGCCCTCCCCGTCCCCACGCTAGTCCCCGATTGTTACGACGTGGAATCGCCGACAAGTCAGGACCGCGACGCCGGTTCGACCGACAGCCTCACCCAGCCCGCCGATGTATCGGCGGGCTTGATTGTGTATAGGTCCCGGACGAGATCGATCACCGTGGCCCTCGTCGGACGGGGCGAGGTGCTGGTGGTGAAGATCGTTCCCGCAGCTCGCGGTCGGTTCCGTCGGGTGGCGACCGGTGTCGGGGTGGCGCCGCAGATGGTGGGCCGGCGACGTTCGGGCGCTCGCGGCGGGCGGCCGCGCGGCGCGGGCGAGACGGGCTCAGGGCCGGTGTGGCATCGCCCGGCGCGTCTCGAGCCACGAATCGCTAGTGATCTATATCATAGATGCCCGAGCTCATGCATCGTCAATCATGAATGAATGGGTGCCCTGCCGTCCTGCCGCGCCCGACAACGGAATCGAGGGCCAATGCCGGAACTCCACTCGTCCCACCCCAGCCGTCGTACCGCACCTCCGCAGGAACCCGGCGTACCCGCCAGCCGGCGGCGACCGTTCCGCTCGGCCTCCCTGACGGCCCTGGCGGTCGGTGTGACCGCGATCCTGCTGCTGCCGGCGGTACCGGCGGCAGCAGCCACGACCACGGCGGACACCACGCCACCGACGACCCCCGGGCCGATCACCGTCGTCGACATCAGCGAGACCGACGTCACCCTCACCTGGGCGGCGTCCACCGACGACGTCGGAGTGGCCGGGTACGAAGTCGCCCAACTCCAGTCCGACTACATCCTCATCAAGCGAACTCCGACCAACGAGATCACCATCGACGGGCTGTACCCCTCGGTCACCTACCAGTTCTGGGCGTACGCCTACGACGCGGCCGGCAACCGGTCGACCTCCAACCCCAGCCTGCGGCTCACCATGCCGCCCGGCGACGCCCAGCCGCCCAGCACCCCCACCGGACTGACGGCCACCACGATCGGCACCGACTCGGTGACCCTGCTCTGGACCCGGTCCACCGACAACGTCTACGTCGCCTGGTACGAAGTGCTGCGCATCCATCCGGACGGGACCACCACCCCGGTGGCGACCGCCCCGCAGCATCCACCGACCGGTCCCACCGCCCGGGTCGGCGGTCTGCAGCCCGGCACCAGCTACACCTTCGCCGTACGGGCCCACGACGACGCCGGCAACGCCTCGGCCGTGTCCACCCCGCTGACCGTCGTCACCACCCCGAACACCGCCAGCTGCGCGGTCAACTACCAGGTGACCAACCAGTGGCCCGGGGCGTTCCAGGCCCAGCTGACGATCCGCAACCTCGGCCCGACCACGATCGACGGCTGGACGCTGAGCTGGACCCACTCGGGTGACGAGCGGATCGGCCAGCTCTGGGGAGCAGAACCCGTCGACCTGGTCGGCCCGGACGTCACCGTCCGCAACACCAGTTGGAACAGCCGGATCAGCGCCGGCGGCAGTACGCAGCTCGGCTTCCTCGGCTTCGCCAACGGTGGCAGCCCCGCACCGACCGGCTTCCGGCTCAACGGCGGCACGTGCGCGATCGCCGGCTGATCGCCGGGAGACATGCCGTGGTGACGACGGCTTGCTAGCCTCGCCCGCATGCGGGTGCTGGTGGTCGAGGACGACCCCGAGGTACGCAGCGCCGTCGTCACCGCGCTGCGTACCGGCGGATTCGCCGTGGATCAGGCAGCCGACTGGAGTCAGGCCGACCTGAGCATGAGCATCAACGACTACGACTGCCTCGTGCTCGACCGGATCCTGCCGGAAGGGGACTCGCTGCACCAGCTCGGACATCGTCGCCGGGCCGGGCTCACCGTACCCGCCCTGGTGCTCACCGCGCTGGACAGCGCCGGGGACCGGATCGCCGGATTCCAGGCCGGCGTCGACGACTACGTCGTGAAGCCGTTCGTCACGGCCGAACTGGTGCTGCGGGTGCGGGCGCTGTGCCGGCGACGGGGAGCGACCACCCCGCCGCTGCAGCGCGTCGCCGACCTGGAGGTCGACGCCGCCCGGCGCGAGGTACGCCGGGCCGGGATCCTGCTCACCCTGACCCGCAAGGAGTTCGCCGTACTGGAGATGCTCCTGGTCCGCCGGCCGGCCGTGGTCAGCCGCAGTGACCTGTTCGAGCACTGCTGGGACGAGTACGCCGACCCGACCTCGAACGTCGTCGACGCGGTGGTCGCCCAGCTCCGCCGCAAACTCGGCGAGCCGCAGCTCATTCACACCGTACGGGGAGTCGGTTACAAGATCGCCGCGGTCCCGCCGTGAGCGGCGACAGCAGCGGCGACCCGGACCGGCGGCGTACGGCGTACCAGCGGACGACCGCCCGGTGGGCGCGACGGCGCGCGTCGCTGGCCGCCCGCCTGCCCGCCTGGCGGGCGCTCGGCGAGCGACGCGGGCAACGTCCCCAGGCCGGCCAGCAGCTGCAGACCGCCGACCGGTTGCGCGGCCTGCGGATCCGGCTCGCCGCCCTGGTCATGGCGATCAACGTGGTCGGGCTCGCCGGAATGGGCGCGGTCGCGCTGCTCGTCGACGAACGGCAACGCGACGAGGTGGTGGCGGCCGAGCTGCGCCGGACCGCCAGTACGGCAGCCGCCCTGCTCTACTACGACTCCGCCTCGCTGCGGCTGGACAAGCTGTTCGACAACGCGGTGGCCAGCGGCCCGACCGCCGTCTACGTCTACGAGGCGGGTCGCGCCGGCGTCACCCTGGTCTTCGCCTATCCGGCCCGGCTGCCGGTGATCCCACCGGCCGGTCTGCTCGGACCGGCCCGGGCCGTCTGGGCCAGCGGCACCGAGCTCACCGGTCCGGTGCTGGACGGCGCCGGTACGCCGGCCCCGCTGCTCGCCGTACCGTTCGAACACGCCGTCACCGGTACGACCGCTGGCGCGGTCGTCGTGGTCGGCGACTCCGGGCCGGCCGAAGCGGCCAACCGCCGGCTGGCCCTGGCGTTGGTGGTCGGCGGCCTGTCGTTCACCATCCTGGCCTGCGCCGGAGGCTATCTGCTCGCCCGACGGGGCACCGAGCCGATCGCCGAAGCACTCAACCAGCAGGAGCGGTTCGTCGCCGACGCGGCACACGAGCTGCGCACCCCGCTGACGGTGATCCGGGCGGTGTCCGACACCGCCCTGGCGGAACCGCAACGGCGTCCCGCCGCCCTGCGCCAGGTGGTCCGCTCGGCCGACCGGCTGGCCGATTCGGTCTCCGTCCTGCTCACCCGGGCGCAGCTCGTCGCCGGTCTGCGGGACCTGCGCCGGGAACCGTTCCGGCTCGACCAGTTGGCCGAGGAGGTCCTGGCGGACACGGTCGTGCCGCCGCACACCGGGGAGCCGATCACCGAGCCGGTGGTGGCCGTCGGCGACCCGGCCCTGATCCGGATCGCGTTGCGCAACCTGATCCAGAACGCCGTACAGCACGGTCGGGTCGCCGACCTGCCGGCCGAGGTGTGCCTACGGGTCAGCGCGAACCCGCCGACGGTCCGGGTCCGCGACCGTGGCAGCGGGCTCGACGAGGCGGTGGCCGCCGCACCCGGTCAGCGGTTCCGCACCAGCGCCGAGGACGGCACCGGACTGGGCCTCGCCATCGCCAGCTGGGTGGCCGAACTGCACGGCGGGCACCTGCGGCTGAGCAACGCCGACGGCGGAGGCACCGAGGCCCGGCTCCGGCTGCCCGACAGTCCGGCTCCGGCCGCCCGACGAACCTAGTCGGCCGGCCCGGGCGCGGCGGGTCCTAGCCGGCGGGCGTGCCGCTCGGGCTGATGGCGTACCACTCGTCGGCCAGCCCGTGGCCGTTGATGTCGCCCGGCATCCGATCGCCGGCGTAGCCGTACAGCGGCCACCCGGCGAGGCTGAGCTGGCGACTACCGTCGAGGCGGTCGAAGCAGGCCACCAACTGTCGGTCGATTCCCTCGACCCGGATCTCCCCCTGGCAGGGCACCGGCAGCCAGGACCGGGCACAGACCGGGTCACACACCGACCGGCTCGGGTCAGCGGAGTCCCGCTCGGATCGATACAGCACGTACCCTTGGGCGTCGATGACGATCTGGTCCAGATTGCGCGAGGAAACCGCGTAGAGCGCGGTGCCGGGCGGGGACGGAGTCGGATCCGACGGGACCACCAGCGGCGACGTCTCGGGCCGGACCCTGACAGCCGGCGACGGCGAGCAGCGCCGCCAGCATGACCCGTCTCATCAAAACCTCACGCTCCTCGCCGCAGGATAAGTAGGTCCGACCAGTCGCAGGAGGTGGACGTGCGCGCTGTGCGGAGCGTGGTGGCAGCGCTCGTCCTGCTGCCCACGGTAACCGCCTGTGTCGCCAGCGGCGGCGACGGGTCGGTGGCGACAAGCGCCTGCGGGAGCCGGATCGCGGTGCTCGGCCCGCTCAGCGGGGACTCGGCCGACCTCGGGGGCAACATCCGCGCCGGGGCGCAGCTGGCGTTCGCCGCGTACCACGACGAGCATCCCGACTGCCCGGTGGAGCTGGTCGACTTCGACTCGCAGGGCGATCCCAAGCAGGCTCCCGCGCTCGCGCAGCAGATCGTGGACGATCCCCGCGTCATCGGGGTGATCGGTCCGGGGTTCTCCGGCGAGGCGGAAGCCGCCCTTCCGATCCTCGACCAGGGTGGGGTCACCACCATCACCACCTCGGCGACCCGTACCGCGCTCAGCGAGCGGGGCTGGTCGACGTTCCACCGGCTCGTCGGCAACGACGCCGCCCAGGGCCGGGCCGCCGGCTGGTACATCGACCAGGTGCTCGACTCCACCGCCGTCTTCGTCGTCGA
The sequence above is a segment of the Solwaraspora sp. WMMD406 genome. Coding sequences within it:
- a CDS encoding response regulator transcription factor produces the protein MRVLVVEDDPEVRSAVVTALRTGGFAVDQAADWSQADLSMSINDYDCLVLDRILPEGDSLHQLGHRRRAGLTVPALVLTALDSAGDRIAGFQAGVDDYVVKPFVTAELVLRVRALCRRRGATTPPLQRVADLEVDAARREVRRAGILLTLTRKEFAVLEMLLVRRPAVVSRSDLFEHCWDEYADPTSNVVDAVVAQLRRKLGEPQLIHTVRGVGYKIAAVPP
- a CDS encoding HAMP domain-containing sensor histidine kinase; the protein is MSGDSSGDPDRRRTAYQRTTARWARRRASLAARLPAWRALGERRGQRPQAGQQLQTADRLRGLRIRLAALVMAINVVGLAGMGAVALLVDERQRDEVVAAELRRTASTAAALLYYDSASLRLDKLFDNAVASGPTAVYVYEAGRAGVTLVFAYPARLPVIPPAGLLGPARAVWASGTELTGPVLDGAGTPAPLLAVPFEHAVTGTTAGAVVVVGDSGPAEAANRRLALALVVGGLSFTILACAGGYLLARRGTEPIAEALNQQERFVADAAHELRTPLTVIRAVSDTALAEPQRRPAALRQVVRSADRLADSVSVLLTRAQLVAGLRDLRREPFRLDQLAEEVLADTVVPPHTGEPITEPVVAVGDPALIRIALRNLIQNAVQHGRVADLPAEVCLRVSANPPTVRVRDRGSGLDEAVAAAPGQRFRTSAEDGTGLGLAIASWVAELHGGHLRLSNADGGGTEARLRLPDSPAPAARRT
- a CDS encoding cellulose binding domain-containing protein, which gives rise to MPELHSSHPSRRTAPPQEPGVPASRRRPFRSASLTALAVGVTAILLLPAVPAAAATTTADTTPPTTPGPITVVDISETDVTLTWAASTDDVGVAGYEVAQLQSDYILIKRTPTNEITIDGLYPSVTYQFWAYAYDAAGNRSTSNPSLRLTMPPGDAQPPSTPTGLTATTIGTDSVTLLWTRSTDNVYVAWYEVLRIHPDGTTTPVATAPQHPPTGPTARVGGLQPGTSYTFAVRAHDDAGNASAVSTPLTVVTTPNTASCAVNYQVTNQWPGAFQAQLTIRNLGPTTIDGWTLSWTHSGDERIGQLWGAEPVDLVGPDVTVRNTSWNSRISAGGSTQLGFLGFANGGSPAPTGFRLNGGTCAIAG